In Synechococcus sp. CC9616, the following are encoded in one genomic region:
- the ychF gene encoding redox-regulated ATPase YchF gives MLKAGIVGLPNVGKSTLFNALVANAQAQAANFPFCTIEPNVGTVAVPDDRLDQLTKLSKSQNTIPTRMEFVDIAGLVKGASQGEGLGNKFLANIREVDAIVHVIRCFDDDDVIHVSGSIGPTRDAEVINLELGLADLAQIEKRRDRLKKQIRTSKEAQVEDAALERIQEVLEQGGAARSVEISEEEDAMLRPLGLLTAKPIIYATNVSEEELAAGNGYCEEVIELAAKEAAETVRISAQVEAELIELGEDERTDYLEGLGVSEGGLQSLIQATYRLLGLRTYFTTGEKETRAWTFKAGMTAPQAAGVIHTDFERGFIRAQTIGWEKLLNAGSLSEARNKGWLRSEGKDYLVAEGDVMEFLFNV, from the coding sequence ATGCTCAAAGCTGGAATTGTCGGACTGCCCAATGTCGGCAAGTCCACCCTGTTCAACGCGCTTGTAGCCAATGCTCAGGCGCAGGCAGCCAATTTTCCCTTCTGCACGATCGAACCGAACGTTGGGACGGTTGCGGTGCCTGATGATCGCCTCGATCAGCTCACCAAGCTCAGCAAGAGTCAGAACACGATTCCCACGCGGATGGAGTTCGTCGACATCGCAGGCCTTGTGAAGGGTGCGAGCCAGGGGGAGGGTCTGGGGAACAAGTTCTTGGCCAACATCCGTGAGGTCGACGCCATCGTCCATGTGATCCGTTGTTTCGACGATGACGATGTGATCCATGTCTCAGGGTCCATCGGCCCGACCCGTGATGCCGAGGTGATCAATCTCGAACTGGGCCTGGCTGATCTGGCCCAGATCGAAAAGCGACGCGATCGGCTGAAGAAACAGATACGCACCAGCAAGGAGGCGCAGGTTGAAGATGCTGCCCTTGAAAGGATTCAGGAGGTTCTTGAGCAAGGCGGTGCGGCGCGCAGCGTCGAGATCAGTGAGGAAGAGGACGCGATGCTTCGACCCCTCGGCTTGCTGACGGCCAAACCGATCATTTACGCCACCAACGTCAGCGAAGAGGAGCTGGCAGCGGGCAATGGCTACTGCGAGGAGGTGATCGAACTGGCGGCCAAGGAAGCGGCTGAGACGGTGCGGATCTCGGCGCAGGTTGAAGCGGAGCTGATCGAGTTAGGGGAGGACGAGCGCACCGATTACCTCGAAGGTCTCGGCGTCAGCGAAGGCGGCCTGCAGAGCCTGATTCAGGCGACGTATCGCTTGCTGGGCCTGCGCACGTATTTCACCACCGGCGAGAAGGAGACCCGTGCCTGGACCTTCAAGGCCGGCATGACGGCACCACAGGCAGCTGGCGTGATCCACACCGATTTCGAACGTGGCTTTATTCGTGCCCAAACCATCGGGTGGGAAAAACTTCTGAACGCTGGATCTCTTTCAGAGGCCAGAAACAAGGGTTGGCTTCGTAGTGAAGGCAAGGATTATCTTGTTGCAGAAGGGGATGTGATGGAGTTTTTGTTTAACGTTTAA
- a CDS encoding efflux RND transporter periplasmic adaptor subunit has product MVRIEQRPTSPPMEEPLLGLQQTNAKRSQRRTGLIVLVVAVLAGGGLFWRFGPARNSSRDLSPFTVEATRGSLSGVVTASGELKAIRRVNVSPRNRGLLDQLLVNEGDEVAANQVLAVMDRGDILDRLDERRALLRQAQANFRAKQDDFKRRESLFRDGVLSADDFNTVRSDMIAAEAQVIAARERIEQLEEENRQLLIRAPFPGTITARYADPGAFVTPTTTASTNAGATSSSVVELSQGLEAVARVPESDIGRIVIGQDADVRVDAFPDERFKARVSEIAPRAQKQDNVTSFEVDLELIDPPAKLLIGMTADVDFKTGRSPARTLVPTVAIVTENGTPGVLLVGDDQQPRFRNVDLGSSSGDQTAILKGLQPGTRVFIDLPPWAKQKRD; this is encoded by the coding sequence ATGGTGCGGATCGAGCAACGACCCACGTCCCCGCCCATGGAGGAGCCCTTGCTGGGGTTGCAGCAGACAAACGCCAAACGCAGCCAACGACGCACAGGACTGATCGTTCTGGTTGTGGCCGTTCTCGCCGGTGGGGGCCTGTTCTGGCGGTTCGGACCCGCTCGCAACAGTTCTCGCGATCTGAGCCCATTCACCGTGGAGGCAACCCGCGGGTCGCTCTCAGGGGTGGTGACGGCCAGCGGAGAACTAAAAGCCATCCGGCGCGTGAATGTGAGTCCCCGCAATCGCGGATTGCTGGATCAGCTGCTGGTGAACGAGGGAGATGAGGTGGCAGCGAATCAGGTTCTTGCGGTCATGGATCGGGGAGACATTCTCGACCGGCTCGACGAGCGACGGGCCCTGCTGCGCCAGGCGCAAGCCAATTTCCGTGCCAAGCAGGACGATTTCAAACGCCGTGAGTCCTTGTTTCGCGACGGGGTTCTGAGCGCTGATGACTTCAATACCGTTCGCAGCGACATGATTGCCGCTGAAGCTCAGGTGATCGCCGCCCGCGAGCGGATTGAGCAACTCGAGGAGGAGAACCGTCAGCTGCTGATCCGGGCCCCATTCCCTGGAACGATCACCGCGCGCTACGCCGATCCAGGGGCCTTTGTGACTCCGACCACCACGGCATCCACGAATGCCGGAGCCACCAGCTCCTCGGTGGTAGAGCTGTCCCAGGGACTCGAAGCCGTGGCTCGGGTTCCTGAAAGTGACATCGGTCGCATCGTGATCGGCCAGGACGCTGACGTTCGCGTTGACGCCTTTCCAGATGAACGCTTCAAAGCCCGCGTGTCGGAAATTGCTCCGCGGGCGCAGAAGCAGGACAACGTCACGTCCTTTGAAGTTGATCTGGAACTGATCGATCCGCCCGCAAAGCTGCTGATCGGCATGACGGCCGACGTCGATTTCAAGACCGGTCGAAGCCCTGCACGCACCCTGGTGCCGACCGTGGCCATCGTCACTGAGAACGGCACCCCCGGCGTGTTGTTGGTCGGAGACGACCAGCAGCCACGTTTCCGGAATGTGGACCTGGGCAGCAGCAGCGGTGATCAGACCGCCATTCTGAAAGGCTTACAACCTGGCACTCGCGTGTTTATCGACCTGCCTCCCTGGGCAAAGCAAAAACGCGACTGA